In Desulfobacterales bacterium, the following proteins share a genomic window:
- a CDS encoding glycosyltransferase family 2 protein, with protein MLNGQKVVVVLPAYNAALTLEKTFHDIPGDIVDNVLLVDDASQDETIEVARRLGIKYTRHPRNKGYGANQKTCYTDALGLGADIVVMLHPDYQYSPRIIPALAGLVASGEYDVAIGSRILGGRTRQGGMPLYKYVANRFLTLIQNLLLRAKLSEYHTGFRAFSRQVLETLPLRENSDDFVFDNEMLVQVIAFGFQIGEASCPTRYFPEASSINLSRSIKYGLGVLLTSVKYVLQKWGWVRFPIFSRTGRKLNPGSPGSSGGKNPRP; from the coding sequence ATGTTGAACGGACAGAAAGTGGTTGTCGTCCTGCCGGCCTATAACGCCGCACTGACCCTTGAGAAAACCTTTCACGACATCCCCGGCGACATCGTTGACAACGTCCTGCTGGTTGACGATGCCAGCCAGGACGAAACGATTGAAGTTGCCCGGCGGTTAGGAATAAAATATACCAGGCACCCCCGTAACAAGGGATACGGCGCCAACCAGAAAACCTGCTATACCGACGCCTTGGGCCTGGGAGCGGATATCGTGGTCATGCTTCATCCCGACTATCAGTATTCCCCCCGGATAATCCCGGCCCTGGCAGGCCTCGTGGCCAGCGGTGAATATGACGTGGCCATCGGTTCCCGGATCCTGGGCGGCAGAACCAGACAGGGCGGCATGCCGCTCTATAAATATGTTGCCAACCGTTTTCTGACCCTGATCCAGAACCTGCTGCTCCGGGCCAAATTGTCCGAGTATCACACCGGGTTCCGGGCTTTTTCCCGGCAGGTCCTTGAAACCCTGCCCCTGCGGGAGAACTCCGACGATTTTGTCTTTGACAACGAGATGCTGGTCCAGGTTATTGCCTTTGGTTTTCAGATAGGCGAGGCCTCCTGCCCCACCCGATACTTTCCCGAGGCATCTTCAATCAATCTGTCCAGAAGCATAAAATACGGCCTCGGGGTCCTGCTCACCTCGGTCAAGTATGTCCTGCAAAAGTGGGGCTGGGTCCGATTTCCCATCTTCTCGCGCACCGGCAGGAAACTCAACCCCGGTTCGCCCGGATCCAGCGGCGGGAAAAATCCGCGGCCCTGA